One genomic region from Mangifera indica cultivar Alphonso chromosome 17, CATAS_Mindica_2.1, whole genome shotgun sequence encodes:
- the LOC123200577 gene encoding receptor-like serine/threonine-protein kinase SD1-8 has product MATPGHLLVQLNVVGAPASGPRITLDGSIGYKFVKSFIQDYGYGAAAVYNHTYVVNIFTVGANWINFDGVEAIRAKVSYAMEKELLGYNVFQLSNDDKWELSSAAQQESTEDRQDKPRSLIIILVTIAVLMLLLATIICCWKKAVLKSTGIMSTLKSSISKLKIKVTGIENLNNDARKLQVFIFTTIKAATNNFSNDNKLGEGGYGPVYKGRLLKGQEIAVKRLSETSHQGLEEFKNEVELTARLQHVNLVPVLGICTQKEEKMLIYEYMPNKSLDFYIFDSDRWYILDWQKRVRIIEGITQRLLYLQEYSNFTIVHRDLKASNILLDSEMNPKISDFGMARTFKKDECEANTYHIVGIYGYVPPEYVRKGIYSTKYDVYSYEVLLLQIISGKKTACYYGTSENLNLLEYGYGLWREGESMKFFDSSLDDSSSP; this is encoded by the exons ATGGCTACGCCTGGACACTTACTAGTCCAACTGAATGTTGTTGGTGCACCGGCTTCTGGTCCCCGTATCACACTAGATGGTTCTATAGGTTACAAGTTTGTCAAATCGTTCATTCAAGATTATGGTTATGGAGCTGCTGCAGTGTATAATCACACTTACGTCGTGAATATATTCACTGTTGGAGCAAATTGGATTAATTTTGATGGTGTGGAGGCTATAAGAGCTAAAGTTTCTTATGCAATGGAGAAAGAGCTGCTTGGTTACAATGTGTTCCAGCTCTCTAATGACGACAAATGGGAGCTTTCTTCAGCTG CTCAACAGGAAAGCACTGAAGACCGGCAGGACAAGCCACGTTCACTGATAATAATTCTTGTTACAATAGCTGTACTTATGCTGCTTCTTGCTACCATAATTTGCTGTTGGAAAAAAGCAGTACTCAAATCAACAG GGATTATGAGTACTTTGAAGAGTTCAATATCAAAACTGAAAATCAAAGTAACAGGTATCGAAAATCTCAACAATGATGCAAGGAAGCTGCAAGTATTCATTTTTACAACCATTAAAGCAGCTACAAATAACTTTTCGAATGATAATAAGCTCGGCGAGGGTGGATATGGACCTGTGTACAAG GGGAGGCTACTGAAGGGACAAGAAATAGCAGTGAAGAGGCTTTCAGAAACTTCTCATCAAGGACTTGAAGAGTTCAAGAATGAAGTTGAGCTTACTGCAAGGCTTCAGCATGTAAATCTTGTACCAGTCTTGGGAATTTGCACACAGAAGGAAGAAAAGATGCTGATTTATGAATACATGCCGAACAAAAGTTTAGATTTCTACATCTTTG ATTCTGATAGATGGTATATTTTAGACTGGCAAAAACGTGTTCGAATCATTGAAGGTATTACCCAAAGGCTTTTATATCTACAAGAATACTCAAATTTTACAATAGTTCATAGAGACCTAAAGGCCAGCAATATTTTGTTGGATAGTGAAATGAATCCCAAAATATCAGATTTTGGCATGGCTCGAACTTTCAAAAAAGATGAATGCGAAGCTAACACATACCACATAGTTGGAATATA TGGCTACGTTCCGCCGGAATATGTAAGAAAAGGTATATACTCCACAAAGTACGATGTTTATAGCTATGAAGTTCTTCTTCTACAGATCATAAGTGGCAAGAAGACAGCATGCTATTATGGCACCAGTGAAAATCTAAACCTTCTGGAATAT GGGTATGGATTGTGGAGAGAAGGTGAAAGCATGAAGTTTTTTGATTCATCACtggatgattcttcttctccatAG